Proteins from a genomic interval of Rhodococcoides fascians A25f:
- a CDS encoding flavin monoamine oxidase family protein: protein MTEIPEASRVDVVVVGAGLAGLTAARELAAAGLTVQVLEARDRVGGRTVNHTIGRDAVVETGGQFVGPTQDHILRLAAAVGVATFPAHDIGSSVYVKNGRARRFAGGVPPDALSLPDVGMLVARMDRAARQIPVDRPWDAPRAHEWDTQTLATWARRHAATDGGVELLDILLGSVFGGTAADVSALFGLAYVAGAGNEYTPGTVDRLMSVAGGAQQWRFVGGSQAISIALAEQLGDAVRLDSPVRRVEQYPDRVVVRTDTESWIAGSVVVAIPPVLAARIDWSPTLPAVQEALFQRMNFGGLAKCEAVYPEPFWRASGLSGQALFRDSNIPVSSMFDNSPPDGSQGVLMGFVGTWGARHRGGRNWSNGNDAERRGEVLRAFASAVGPRALEPTEWIELDWTREQWTRGGPTAVLAPGVLTELGRWRDTVFGRVHWAGAEHSDYWNGYMDGAVRSGENAAAEILSTEGELSWNNAS, encoded by the coding sequence ATGACCGAGATTCCGGAAGCCTCGCGTGTGGACGTAGTGGTCGTCGGCGCAGGGCTCGCGGGTCTGACCGCCGCCAGGGAGCTGGCAGCAGCGGGCCTGACCGTCCAGGTTCTCGAAGCCCGAGATCGGGTCGGCGGGAGGACGGTCAACCATACGATCGGCAGAGACGCTGTGGTGGAGACCGGTGGGCAGTTCGTCGGTCCGACGCAGGATCACATCCTTCGCCTTGCCGCCGCGGTCGGCGTCGCCACGTTTCCTGCCCACGACATCGGATCGAGCGTCTACGTCAAGAACGGACGCGCCCGACGCTTCGCCGGTGGTGTCCCACCCGACGCCCTCTCGCTACCCGACGTCGGGATGCTCGTTGCACGAATGGATCGAGCCGCCAGGCAGATTCCCGTGGACAGACCGTGGGATGCACCCCGTGCGCACGAGTGGGACACCCAAACTCTGGCCACCTGGGCTCGTCGCCACGCGGCCACCGACGGTGGAGTGGAGCTACTCGACATCCTGCTCGGCTCGGTGTTCGGCGGCACGGCCGCCGACGTGTCCGCGCTCTTCGGCTTGGCGTACGTGGCCGGGGCGGGTAACGAGTACACCCCCGGCACGGTGGACCGATTGATGAGTGTGGCTGGGGGAGCGCAACAATGGCGCTTCGTCGGTGGCTCCCAGGCGATCTCGATCGCACTGGCCGAGCAGCTCGGTGACGCCGTCCGGCTCGACAGCCCGGTGCGCCGGGTGGAGCAGTATCCGGATCGAGTGGTGGTACGGACCGATACCGAATCGTGGATCGCCGGATCGGTCGTCGTCGCGATTCCTCCGGTTCTGGCCGCCCGAATCGACTGGAGTCCAACACTTCCCGCAGTCCAGGAGGCGCTGTTCCAGCGGATGAACTTCGGCGGCCTGGCCAAGTGCGAGGCCGTGTACCCCGAACCGTTCTGGCGCGCGAGTGGGCTCTCCGGGCAAGCCCTCTTTCGCGACAGCAACATCCCGGTGTCCTCGATGTTCGACAACTCGCCGCCCGACGGAAGTCAGGGAGTACTGATGGGATTCGTCGGCACCTGGGGTGCACGCCACCGGGGCGGCCGAAACTGGTCGAACGGTAACGACGCCGAACGACGCGGCGAGGTTCTTCGCGCATTCGCCTCCGCGGTGGGGCCGCGCGCCCTGGAACCGACCGAATGGATCGAGCTGGACTGGACTCGCGAGCAATGGACCCGCGGCGGGCCCACCGCGGTGCTGGCCCCCGGAGTGCTGACCGAGCTCGGCCGGTGGCGAGACACCGTGTTCGGCCGAGTGCATTGGGCAGGCGCCGAACACTCCGACTACTGGAACGGATACATGGACGGCGCCGTGCGGTCGGGTGAAAACGCAGCAGCAGAAATTCTGTCGACCGAAGGAGAACTCTCGTGGAACAACGCTTCGTAG
- a CDS encoding MFS transporter yields the protein MTTRVRPLWIAVFSVAWLGYWMANLVPLQLLLPERLQQIDPQSKVFDFAVINAVSAVVLLIGLPVCGSLCDRTRSGLGRRRVWFGGGVLFFAGALVVTGLQSTVLGIGTAWSVAMLGLSAATAGLTAVVADRVPDEQRGTVSSAIYAPQALGVVAGLALVSTLALSVLGGYLAVAIALVICAVPFLLSYRETDSPTALLSLRSIVASLLDSLRHRDFAWAFGGRILVNVANSLGTCYLLFFLTDGLRVTDPTGSLLEVTVVYLIACVVCTFTFGPLSDRMRRRKIFVAVAASMQAVAGFVLAVHPTMDATFVSAALLGGGFGAYMAVDQALVTGVLPSAESRATDLGVMNIGAIVPPAMAPLLASVFLSTVGGYPALFAAVGVLAALGAAVTWQVKSVR from the coding sequence ATGACCACCCGGGTGCGCCCGCTCTGGATTGCCGTGTTCTCCGTGGCGTGGCTGGGCTATTGGATGGCCAATCTGGTTCCACTGCAGCTACTTCTGCCCGAGCGATTGCAACAGATCGATCCGCAATCGAAGGTGTTCGACTTCGCTGTGATCAACGCGGTCTCTGCCGTGGTGCTCCTGATCGGTCTGCCCGTGTGCGGATCGCTGTGCGACCGCACTCGCAGCGGGTTGGGGCGACGGCGCGTCTGGTTCGGCGGCGGCGTCCTGTTCTTCGCCGGTGCGTTGGTGGTCACCGGGCTGCAAAGTACCGTTCTCGGAATCGGGACGGCGTGGTCGGTGGCGATGCTCGGATTGAGTGCTGCAACAGCAGGGTTGACCGCAGTGGTGGCCGACCGCGTGCCGGACGAGCAGCGCGGAACGGTGTCGAGTGCGATCTACGCGCCGCAGGCGCTGGGCGTGGTGGCGGGCCTGGCCCTGGTGTCCACACTCGCACTGTCGGTACTGGGCGGGTACCTCGCCGTCGCGATTGCCCTGGTGATCTGCGCGGTGCCGTTTCTGCTGTCGTATCGCGAAACCGATTCACCGACAGCGCTGTTGAGCCTGCGCAGCATCGTGGCATCGCTGCTCGATTCGTTGCGTCACCGCGACTTCGCGTGGGCCTTCGGGGGTCGAATCCTGGTCAACGTGGCCAACTCTCTCGGGACCTGCTACTTGCTGTTCTTCCTCACCGACGGCCTGCGAGTGACCGATCCGACGGGATCGCTGCTCGAGGTCACCGTCGTCTACCTGATCGCCTGTGTGGTGTGCACTTTCACCTTCGGTCCGTTGTCGGACAGGATGCGTCGCCGCAAGATCTTCGTGGCGGTCGCGGCATCGATGCAGGCCGTCGCCGGCTTCGTCCTGGCGGTGCATCCCACGATGGACGCCACGTTCGTCTCGGCGGCGTTGCTGGGCGGCGGATTCGGCGCGTACATGGCTGTCGATCAGGCGCTGGTGACCGGGGTTCTTCCGTCCGCCGAGAGTCGGGCGACCGATCTGGGCGTGATGAACATCGGGGCGATCGTTCCACCTGCCATGGCTCCGCTGCTCGCGAGTGTGTTTCTCTCCACCGTCGGTGGATACCCGGCGCTGTTCGCGGCGGTGGGGGTACTGGCCGCACTCGGGGCAGCGGTGACATGGCAGGTGAAATCGGTGCGATGA
- a CDS encoding class II aldolase/adducin family protein, which yields MPADVDELRESVAETARKLGRRGLVLGTAGNVSGRVDDVVAVTATGLVLADATIEDVALVGMDGVVSTGAYEPTSELGLHLGIYEASDARAVVHTHSSAAVALSLVTDELPPVHYAQIALGGTVPVVPFAPFGTGELARSVVAAIASKSAVIMAHHGSVATGHDLASALSNTELLEWLCGVYLSAASVARPRALTDAQLAATLDEAVRRAYGTAAPVRRD from the coding sequence ATGCCGGCCGACGTGGACGAACTCCGAGAGTCCGTCGCCGAGACCGCCCGGAAACTGGGCCGACGGGGCCTGGTTCTCGGAACTGCAGGCAACGTGAGCGGCCGTGTCGACGATGTGGTGGCGGTGACGGCGACCGGCCTCGTATTGGCCGACGCCACGATCGAGGACGTCGCGCTCGTCGGGATGGACGGCGTCGTGAGTACGGGTGCATACGAGCCGACATCGGAACTGGGCTTGCACCTGGGCATCTACGAGGCGAGCGACGCGCGCGCGGTGGTCCACACGCATTCTTCTGCAGCAGTGGCTCTTTCACTCGTCACCGACGAACTGCCGCCGGTGCACTACGCACAGATCGCTCTCGGCGGCACCGTCCCGGTTGTGCCGTTCGCGCCGTTCGGCACCGGCGAGCTCGCACGTTCGGTAGTGGCGGCGATCGCGTCCAAATCGGCGGTGATCATGGCCCACCACGGGTCGGTGGCCACCGGTCACGACCTCGCTTCGGCGCTGTCGAACACAGAACTGCTCGAATGGCTCTGCGGGGTATACCTATCGGCTGCGTCGGTGGCGCGCCCACGTGCTCTCACCGACGCACAACTGGCGGCAACCTTGGACGAGGCGGTGCGCCGTGCATACGGAACCGCGGCACCCGTGCGAAGAGACTGA
- a CDS encoding acyl-CoA synthetase, which translates to MYLTQGLHRSAATTPNRAATVFGDRTRTFTEQIDRVARLAAGLQAIGVEAGDRVAMLAFNSDRYSEYLLAVPWADAVLNPVNIRWSPVEVAYALNDSDTKVLLVDDTFGAMVPALRPACAGLQTIVYCGDGATPEGMVSYEDLVSSHDPVPDARRSGDALAGLFYTGGTTGFPKGVMLSHANLVTSGLGTVATGQLLDDASILLHAAPMFHLADLAAWVGQVMLGGTHVMVPFFEPTAVLGAIAKHAITDVLLVPTMIQLLVDHPTLSEFDTSSLSRVLYGGSPISAGVLERTLARLPQARLTQAYGMTELAPVASLLWPEHHVGERIGSAGRAAPHSEIRILGPDDQQLPTGSVGEICVRGGHVMLGYWNKPEETAAAARDGWMHTGDVGYLDADGFLFVVDRLKDMIITGGENVYSAEVESALSLHPSVLACAVIGVPDGDWGERVHACVVLAEGTSPTVDELRDHTRSHVAGYKTPRTIEFVTALPMSGAGKILKRELRDAHMAKDALGASR; encoded by the coding sequence ATGTATCTCACCCAAGGCCTGCACCGCTCTGCGGCGACAACTCCGAACCGGGCCGCGACGGTGTTCGGCGACCGCACTCGGACTTTCACCGAACAGATCGACCGCGTGGCGCGATTGGCGGCAGGCCTGCAGGCCATCGGAGTCGAGGCCGGTGATCGCGTGGCGATGCTGGCGTTCAACAGTGACCGATACTCCGAATACCTGCTCGCGGTGCCGTGGGCAGACGCCGTGCTCAACCCCGTCAACATCCGGTGGTCGCCCGTGGAGGTCGCTTACGCGCTCAACGACTCCGACACCAAGGTCCTGCTGGTCGACGACACCTTCGGTGCCATGGTCCCGGCACTGCGCCCCGCATGCGCCGGCCTGCAGACCATCGTCTACTGCGGGGACGGTGCCACCCCCGAGGGCATGGTCTCGTACGAGGACCTGGTCTCGTCCCACGATCCCGTTCCCGACGCGCGACGCAGCGGCGACGCCCTTGCCGGCCTCTTCTACACCGGTGGCACCACCGGATTCCCCAAGGGCGTCATGCTCTCGCACGCGAACCTCGTCACCTCGGGCCTGGGAACGGTGGCGACCGGACAGCTGCTCGACGACGCATCGATCCTGCTCCATGCCGCACCGATGTTCCACCTCGCCGATCTGGCCGCATGGGTGGGTCAGGTCATGCTCGGCGGCACCCACGTCATGGTTCCGTTCTTCGAGCCGACCGCCGTCCTCGGCGCGATCGCGAAGCACGCCATCACCGATGTGCTGCTGGTACCGACGATGATTCAGCTTCTCGTCGACCACCCCACGTTGAGCGAGTTCGACACCTCCTCGCTGAGCCGCGTGCTGTACGGAGGATCCCCCATCTCCGCCGGCGTCCTCGAGCGCACCCTCGCTCGGCTCCCGCAGGCGCGCCTCACTCAGGCCTACGGCATGACCGAGCTGGCACCGGTCGCGTCGCTGCTCTGGCCGGAACACCATGTGGGAGAACGCATCGGCTCGGCCGGTCGCGCGGCCCCGCACTCGGAGATCCGGATTCTGGGCCCCGACGACCAGCAGTTGCCCACCGGCTCGGTCGGCGAGATCTGCGTTCGCGGTGGACACGTGATGCTCGGCTATTGGAACAAGCCGGAGGAGACGGCAGCGGCCGCTCGCGACGGGTGGATGCACACCGGCGATGTCGGCTACCTCGACGCCGACGGATTCCTGTTCGTGGTCGATCGACTCAAGGACATGATCATCACCGGCGGCGAGAACGTCTACAGCGCCGAGGTGGAAAGCGCACTGAGCCTGCACCCCTCGGTGCTGGCCTGCGCCGTGATCGGTGTTCCCGACGGCGACTGGGGCGAGCGCGTCCACGCCTGTGTCGTGCTGGCCGAGGGCACGTCGCCGACGGTCGACGAACTCCGCGATCACACCCGCAGCCACGTTGCCGGATACAAGACCCCGCGCACCATCGAGTTCGTCACCGCACTGCCCATGAGCGGAGCGGGCAAGATCCTCAAGCGCGAACTGCGGGACGCGCACATGGCGAAAGACGCTCTCGGAGCGTCCCGGTAA
- a CDS encoding TetR/AcrR family transcriptional regulator — MRTMPAASTPKWNRLEPDERRTQILASAVRLFGDKPYAEVSMSDVAASAGVARGLIHHYIGSKRDVYLECVRFLVTVPPIEDVHLPTGSLEERARGSVHWLVGVIETHGTAWVSMASGSGVDEQVAQILDEADDLAAERVLDATAFEGRGGDRRIATSAVRAFGGMVKAAGREWLVRGTLNREQVETLLTDVLVTVLGTVDAMDDSRER; from the coding sequence ATGAGAACCATGCCGGCTGCAAGTACACCCAAGTGGAATCGTTTGGAACCGGACGAGCGACGCACGCAGATCCTGGCCAGTGCGGTTCGCTTGTTCGGTGACAAGCCGTACGCGGAGGTCTCGATGTCGGACGTCGCCGCCTCGGCCGGGGTGGCCCGCGGGCTCATCCACCACTACATCGGCAGCAAACGCGATGTGTACCTCGAGTGCGTTCGCTTTCTGGTCACCGTTCCGCCCATCGAGGACGTACACCTGCCCACGGGTTCGCTCGAGGAACGAGCCCGCGGCAGCGTCCACTGGCTGGTCGGCGTGATCGAAACGCACGGCACGGCGTGGGTGTCGATGGCCAGCGGATCGGGCGTCGACGAGCAGGTGGCACAGATTCTGGACGAGGCCGACGATCTTGCGGCCGAACGAGTCTTGGACGCAACGGCATTCGAAGGCAGAGGCGGTGACCGTCGAATCGCGACCTCCGCGGTACGGGCGTTCGGCGGCATGGTGAAGGCTGCGGGCCGTGAATGGCTCGTGCGCGGCACGCTGAACCGGGAGCAGGTCGAGACCCTGCTGACCGATGTACTCGTGACCGTTCTCGGTACCGTCGACGCCATGGACGACTCTCGGGAACGTTAG
- a CDS encoding 3-hydroxyacyl-CoA dehydrogenase NAD-binding domain-containing protein — protein MNSSAALKTSTITGEIGTDRILVLTIDDPTQATNTMNTAFGESLGQSVDWLEANLDAYDGIIVTSGKDSFFSGGDLELLRDAGPSDHAVIADALDFTKDKFRRLERLGKPVVAALGGTALGGGFEIALACHHRIALSRSNSRFGLPEVTLGLLPGTGGVTRTVRMFGIVKALTQVVGQGQRYRPDRALELGLVDEVVDTHEQMMANARAWIVANPEALQPWDRKGFKIPGGTAASPALAAQLPAFAATVRKQVKGAPMPAPIAVVAAAVEGSVLDFESASLVETRHCTSLACGAVSGNLIQSMFFDLGSINKGGSRPSAEPHRVPEKVLVIGAGMMGAAIAYVVASAKVPVVLRDISIESAERGKDYARSILGKAVTKGRTTQADADAVLALITTTSDAADAEGCDLVVEAVFEDPAVKQQAFEDVDKYLTTDALLCSNTSTLPITQLSQGVSRTSDFIGTHFFSPVDKMPLVEIVVGEHTSDSALARAFDFVRLIGKTPIVVGDSHGFFTTRVIGRFMDEAISLVAEGVHPATVEQAALQAGYPSGALALMDEISLTLSRHIREGMAEAARVDGRGWIVSKSYPLVDRLIDEFDRPGRKAGRGFYEYAEDGTKLGLWPGLVEHYHRPDHGISFEDMMDRMLVAQSLDSIACLDEGVLRTVADANIGSILGIGYPAWTGGVLQFVNQFDGGLPGFTRRADELRARYGDRFVVPRSLRARTERYL, from the coding sequence CCAACCTCGATGCGTACGACGGCATCATCGTCACCTCGGGGAAGGATTCGTTCTTCTCCGGTGGCGACCTCGAGCTGCTGCGCGACGCCGGTCCGTCCGATCATGCGGTGATCGCCGACGCCCTCGATTTCACCAAGGACAAGTTTCGTCGCCTCGAGCGGCTGGGCAAACCGGTCGTGGCAGCACTCGGCGGCACCGCGCTCGGCGGTGGCTTCGAGATCGCACTGGCCTGTCATCACCGAATCGCACTGAGCCGAAGCAATTCTCGATTCGGTCTACCCGAGGTGACGCTCGGTCTACTGCCCGGCACCGGCGGCGTCACCCGAACGGTCAGGATGTTCGGCATCGTCAAGGCCCTGACTCAGGTTGTGGGCCAGGGCCAGCGGTATCGGCCGGACCGAGCACTGGAACTCGGACTCGTCGACGAGGTCGTCGACACCCACGAGCAGATGATGGCGAACGCACGTGCCTGGATCGTCGCCAATCCCGAAGCGCTGCAGCCCTGGGACAGGAAGGGATTCAAGATTCCCGGCGGCACCGCGGCCTCACCCGCGCTGGCTGCGCAGCTGCCTGCCTTCGCGGCAACGGTACGCAAGCAGGTCAAGGGTGCACCCATGCCCGCTCCGATCGCGGTGGTTGCTGCGGCCGTGGAAGGTTCGGTCCTCGACTTCGAGTCGGCGTCGCTGGTGGAAACCCGGCACTGCACCTCCCTCGCCTGCGGAGCGGTGTCGGGCAACCTGATCCAATCGATGTTCTTCGATCTGGGATCCATCAACAAGGGGGGCTCTCGTCCCAGCGCCGAACCACACCGGGTACCCGAGAAGGTGCTGGTGATCGGGGCCGGAATGATGGGTGCCGCCATCGCCTACGTCGTCGCCTCGGCGAAGGTTCCCGTTGTGCTTCGCGATATCTCGATCGAATCCGCCGAGCGCGGAAAGGATTACGCACGTTCGATTCTCGGCAAGGCCGTCACGAAGGGACGCACGACCCAGGCCGACGCCGATGCGGTGCTTGCGCTCATCACGACCACCTCCGACGCGGCAGACGCCGAGGGGTGCGATCTCGTCGTCGAGGCCGTCTTCGAGGATCCCGCCGTCAAGCAGCAGGCCTTCGAGGATGTGGACAAGTACCTCACCACCGACGCACTACTGTGCTCGAACACCTCGACGCTTCCGATCACTCAACTGTCCCAGGGAGTCTCGCGTACCTCCGACTTCATCGGCACGCACTTCTTCTCCCCGGTGGACAAGATGCCCTTGGTGGAAATCGTGGTGGGCGAACACACCAGTGACTCCGCTCTGGCTCGCGCGTTCGACTTCGTACGGCTCATCGGCAAGACGCCGATCGTGGTCGGCGACAGTCACGGCTTCTTCACCACTCGGGTCATCGGCAGATTCATGGACGAGGCGATTTCGTTGGTCGCCGAGGGTGTACACCCGGCCACCGTCGAACAGGCTGCGCTGCAGGCCGGCTACCCGTCCGGCGCGCTCGCACTGATGGACGAGATTTCGTTGACGCTGTCGCGCCACATCCGAGAGGGCATGGCCGAGGCCGCCCGCGTCGACGGACGAGGGTGGATCGTCTCGAAGTCCTACCCGCTGGTCGATCGCCTGATCGACGAGTTCGATCGTCCGGGCCGCAAGGCGGGACGTGGGTTCTACGAGTACGCCGAGGACGGCACCAAGCTCGGACTGTGGCCAGGCCTGGTGGAGCACTACCACCGACCCGATCACGGAATCTCGTTCGAGGACATGATGGATCGTATGCTCGTCGCGCAATCGCTCGATTCGATCGCGTGCCTCGACGAGGGTGTCCTGCGTACGGTCGCCGATGCGAACATCGGTTCCATTCTCGGCATCGGCTACCCGGCCTGGACCGGAGGCGTGCTGCAGTTCGTCAATCAGTTCGACGGCGGTCTCCCCGGATTCACGCGGCGGGCCGACGAACTGCGGGCACGGTACGGCGATCGGTTCGTCGTGCCGAGGTCTCTGCGCGCCCGCACCGAGCGGTACCTCTGA
- a CDS encoding carbohydrate kinase family protein, with translation MRVPPEVLTLGVHILDTLVRPVTEIPDGQQAVLAEQIAMSAAGTAAGTALVLSRLGAAVHTAGVVGNDSAGTFLLQLLADDGVDVSLVHRLDGVQTSASVLPIRPDGSRPALHVIGANGHLAQHVPWNMFHNVDFLHLGGPEFFGPDTARDIARRAHEDGVVVTVDSLAPSVPEGLGAFAPALPYVDYLLPNDEQVLGWTGCATLEEGCRRLLELGASCVVATAGASPTLVVTAEDAVEVSAYAVDVVDTSGCGDAFSAGFVRGLSLSMSVVESAELGNATAAHVAQGLGTDFGTYDLEVVRKFARTCRTI, from the coding sequence ATGAGAGTACCGCCGGAGGTACTCACCCTGGGTGTGCACATCCTCGACACTCTGGTGCGCCCAGTGACCGAAATTCCGGACGGGCAGCAGGCCGTACTGGCCGAGCAGATCGCGATGTCGGCCGCGGGAACCGCCGCGGGAACGGCATTGGTGCTGTCCCGGCTCGGTGCCGCGGTCCACACCGCGGGAGTCGTCGGAAATGATTCGGCCGGCACATTTCTACTCCAGCTCCTCGCCGACGACGGAGTGGACGTCTCCCTGGTTCATCGTCTGGACGGGGTGCAGACCTCGGCGTCGGTGTTGCCGATCAGGCCGGACGGATCCCGGCCGGCTCTGCACGTGATCGGAGCCAACGGCCATCTGGCTCAGCATGTTCCGTGGAACATGTTTCACAACGTCGACTTCCTGCATCTCGGCGGACCCGAGTTCTTCGGACCGGACACCGCGCGCGACATCGCTCGTCGCGCTCACGAGGACGGCGTCGTCGTCACCGTCGACAGTCTGGCACCGTCCGTTCCCGAGGGCCTCGGTGCTTTCGCGCCCGCACTCCCGTACGTCGACTACCTGCTGCCGAACGACGAGCAGGTCCTCGGCTGGACCGGCTGTGCGACCCTCGAGGAGGGGTGCCGCCGGCTGCTCGAACTCGGTGCGTCCTGCGTCGTCGCCACCGCCGGGGCGTCGCCCACACTCGTCGTGACGGCCGAGGACGCCGTCGAAGTTTCCGCGTACGCCGTGGACGTGGTGGATACCAGTGGATGCGGAGATGCGTTCTCGGCAGGGTTCGTTCGTGGCCTGTCGCTGAGCATGAGCGTCGTCGAGTCAGCGGAGTTGGGCAACGCGACCGCCGCGCACGTCGCGCAGGGTCTCGGTACCGACTTCGGGACCTACGACCTCGAGGTCGTTCGCAAGTTCGCTCGCACCTGCAGGACCATCTGA
- a CDS encoding SRPBCC family protein produces the protein MEQRFVVSAHRTLSVSPEEVWALTSDTSRYAEWVTDVRSVTTHHGTARAGGVYTEEVAALGRFTTHATWTVRQLEANRLRVDSGQGFAPLTNVANVFRFAPLSGGTSTAMTFEFRFDVSPRWAGRLVRPVATAGMSARFDVSMCTLEAILLSERAESIR, from the coding sequence GTGGAACAACGCTTCGTAGTCTCGGCCCATCGCACCCTTTCGGTGAGCCCGGAAGAGGTGTGGGCACTGACCAGTGACACCAGTCGTTATGCGGAGTGGGTCACCGACGTCCGGTCGGTCACCACCCATCACGGCACTGCACGCGCAGGCGGTGTCTACACCGAGGAGGTGGCAGCGCTCGGCCGCTTCACCACTCACGCCACCTGGACCGTCCGGCAGCTGGAAGCGAATCGACTGCGAGTGGATTCGGGGCAGGGTTTTGCGCCGCTCACCAACGTGGCGAACGTATTTCGATTCGCGCCGCTCAGTGGCGGCACCTCCACGGCGATGACTTTCGAATTCCGGTTCGACGTCTCCCCGCGCTGGGCGGGACGCCTGGTGCGGCCTGTCGCCACCGCCGGGATGTCTGCGCGATTCGACGTTTCCATGTGCACTCTGGAGGCCATCCTCCTCTCCGAGCGAGCGGAATCGATCCGATGA